One genomic region from Phragmites australis chromosome 1, lpPhrAust1.1, whole genome shotgun sequence encodes:
- the LOC133912789 gene encoding 2-oxoglutarate and iron-dependent oxygenase domain-containing protein CP2: MALDGQVERRDEVQEAAMGNGNGVAPPLSRPAGRPSVATAAYAERRLRLNPNTEHKPQDYSDVRGEYAPAVYSALERHLPPSLLEADRDVKLHFMQDILARYWPQGERNKVQRHKEYRQRILHLYKPLHQELYNMHPSAFFLPTFLEAVKNNTEESFRSIMTEPTPGVYSFSMLQPTFCEMLLEEVENFEKWVHAMKFKIMRPNTMNKYGAVLDDFGLEAMLNQFMEQFIAPISKVFYPEVGGGTLDSHHGFVVEYGKDRDVELGFHVDDSEVTLNVCLGKQFSGGELYFRGIRCENHVNSETQQEEMCDYSHVPGRAVLHHGRHRHGARATSSGLRINLLLWCRSSVFREMKKYQKDFSSWCGECQREKRERQSQSVKATKLAFLRGAGGAMI; encoded by the exons ATGGCTCTAGACGGTCAGGTGGAGCGACGGGACGAGGTCCAGGAGGCGGCGATGGGGAATGGGAACGGCGTGGCGCCGCCGCTGtcgcggccggccggccggccttcGGTGGCGACGGCGGCATACGCGGAGCGGCGGCTGCGGCTGAACCCGAACACGGAGCACAAGCCGCAGGACTACAGCGACGTGCGCGGCGAGTACGCGCCGGCCGTATACAGCGCCCTCGAGCGGCACCTCCCGCCCAGTCTCCTAGAGGCTGACCGCGACGTCAAGCTGCACTTCATGCAGGACATCCTCGCGCGCTACTGGCCACAGGGCGAGCGCAACAAG GTTCAAAGGCACAAAGAATACAGGCAGAGGATACTCCACCTTTACAAG CCTCTTCATCAAGAATTATACAACATGCATCCTTCAGCGTTCTTTTTACCAACATTCCTTGAAGCAGTCAAGAACAATACAGAAGAAAGCTTTAGAAGTATAATGACTGAGCCAACTCCTGGTGTTTATTCGTTTTCTATGTTGCAGCCCACTTTTTGTGAGATGTTATTGGAGGAG GTAGAGAACTTTGAAAAATGGGTTCATGCAATGAAATTTAAGATAATGAGGCCAAATACAATGAACAAGTATGGTGCTGTCCTTGATGATTTTGGCCTGGAAGCTATGCTGAACCAGTTCATGGAACAGTTCATTGCTCCAATTTCTAAAG TTTTTTATCCTGAGGTTGGTGGTGGAACATTGGACTCACATCATGGTTTTGTTGTTGAATATGGGAAAGACAGGGATGTTGAACTAG GTTTCCATGTTGATGATTCAGAGGTTACATTAAATGTTTGCCTTGGCAAACAATTCTCTGGTGGTGAATTGTACTTCCGAGGCATTCGCTGTGAGAATCATGTGAATTCAGAGACACAGCAGGAG GAAATGTGTGATTACTCTCATGTTCCTGGACGAGCTGTACTTCACCATGGTCGTCATAGGCATGGTGCTCGAGCTACATCATCTGGACTCAGAATCAATCTGCTTTTGTGGTGCAGGAG CTCTGTGTTCAGGGAGATGAAGAAATACCAGAAGGATTTTTCTAGCTGGTGTGGTGAGTGCCAGCGTGAAAAGAGGGAAAGGCAGAGTCAGTCTGTTAAAGCAACTAAGCTG GCGTTTCTCAGGGGTGCTGGAGGGGCAATGATTTAA